A genomic stretch from Schistosoma haematobium chromosome 4, whole genome shotgun sequence includes:
- the JMJD6_5 gene encoding jumonji domain-containing protein 6 (EggNog:ENOG410V7NE~COG:K) translates to MKPLKSIVILSSLLIRDYREYKRNFHLLIFKSSSQAPGVDLISIDSKTVKNQVIPNYLTSLKLTLTLKPNVWQSIYFQLYAPGAYQEYILVKPIMLSQSTSLPYVSSVSDSLENMVYISIDKAYYEGIATDQTTSAANQLTYRILMFTANSVRPLVNFTYNLTVNSISIFGSFIFITTTPAAFTTTFTNTWTLISPSATDVYKQMCTGGPFEFNFNMCLAERRCSFFTYWINRIVNGIAALNVTKIDVYKSGSDVWLSTSFSINLTSERSYVRVDYGPLCTSNQNAYCLLIYFENITNIGTVSVPIMRNTLSLSVDIQLSDSKIVENGTVWPLQITGRFNAVTNISKISVSCVRTGSEKPSIHVVLSQLSSFTFSDYPDRDVVYLQTTVQMMNGTGLECERQSIIFYLSPEIKSIIVVNQTGNIDNVTLKTPLNPVTKSVQFIAGRLYFGAKYEVIFSLKFNPSLSTTIVKYPILVEIVCKPYERGSPVVNSCAKQKFYKFKSHLRVQLDYTYPPNLPHYVAMRNPLVQLPDRQANTFLNVGDLLFYCARAFSIKGSLDLVRRCFKISKLPERIWFDVGPSVEQIIAYTNPLSILFGLGANGGGVMMSKDMGKTWISINPFMYQNTLNTSTEIITASVIPWISSTGSIDNTVSESFCKMRVANQWNGK, encoded by the exons ATGAAACCACTGAAGAGCATTGTAATTTTATCGAGTTTATTAATTCGTGATTATAGGG AGTATAAGAGGAATTTTCATCTATTAATTTTTAAGTCATCAAGTCAGGCTCCAGGAGTCGATCTAATTTCTATTGATTCAAAAACAGTCAAAAATCAAGTTATACCGAACTATTTAACATCACTGAAGTTAACGCTAACTCTGAAACCCAATGTATGGCAATCGATATATTTTCAACTTTATGCTCCAGGTGCCTACCAAGAATACATATTAGTCAAGCCAATAATGCTAAGCCAATCAACATCATTGCCATATGTCAGCTCAGTTTCGGACTCTTTGGAAAATATGGTTTATATCAGTATAGATAAAGCTTATTACGAAG GAATTGCAACCGATCAAACGACTTCGGCAGCAAATCAGTTGACTTACCGTATCCTAATGTTCACTGCAAATTCTGTCAGACCACTGGTCAATTTCACTTACAATCTGACAGTCAATTCAATCTCTATATTTGGGAGCTTCATATTTATTACCACCACTCCAGCA gCATTTACTACAACTTTTACAAATACTTGGACTTTAATTTCTCCAAGTGCCACTGATGTATATAAACAAATGTGTACTGGAGGACCGTTtgaatttaatttcaatatgtGTCTGGCTGAAAGACGTTGTTCATTCTTTACGTATTGGATCAACAGAATTGTGAATGGTATTGCAGCTCTTAATGTCACAAAAATAGATGTATATAAAAGTGGTTCAGATGTGTGGCTCTCAACCTCATTCTCTATAAATTTGACATCTGAACGTAG TTATGTGAGAGTGGATTACGGCCCATTATGCACTAGTAATCAAAATGCTTATTGT TTGTTAATATACTTCGAAAATATCACAAACATTG GTACGGTAAGTGTACCCATAATGCGAAACACTCTGAGTCTTTCAGTGGATATCCAGTTGAGTGATAGTAAAATTGTAGAAAACGGAACTGTTTGGCCGTTGCAAATCACTGGTCGATTCAATGCTGTCACTAATATTAGCAAAATATCTGTGAGTTGTGTAAGAACTGGGTCAGAAAAACCATCAATTCACGTTGTACTATCTCAACTGTCATCGTTCACATTCAGTGATTATCCTGATAG AGATGTGGTGTATCTTCAGACAACCGTTCAAATGATGAATGGTACCGGATTGGAATGTGAAAGACAATCGATAATTTTCTATCTCAGTCcagaaataaaatcaatcattGTAGTTAATCAAACAGGCAACATAGataatgtaacattgaaaactcCTTTAAACCCGGTAACTAAATCAGTTCAGTTCATA GCAGGACGTTTATATTTCGGTGCAAAGTATGAAGTCATCTTTAGTCTGAAATTTAATCCATCTCTTAGTACAACCATTGTGAAATATCCAATTCTAGTCGAAATTGTGTGCAAACCCTATGAACGTGGTAGTCCCGTAGTGAATAGCTGCGCAAAACAAAAGTTTTACAAGTTCAAATCTCATCTGCGTGTTCAACTTGACTACACTT ATCCTCCCAACTTACCTCATTACGTTGCAATGCGGAACCCTTTGGTACAGTTGCCCGACCGTCAAGCAAATACATTTCTAAATGTTGGTGatcttttgttttattgtgcACGTGCGTTTAGTATAAAAGGTTCATTAGATTTGGTGAGACGATGTTTCAAGATTAGTAAATTGCCTGAAAGAATTTGGTTTG ATGTCGGACCATCTGTTGAACAGATTATAGCGTACACAAATCCACTTAGCATATTGTTCGGTTTGGGAGCAAATGGTGGAGGTGTAATGATGAGTAAGGATATGGGGAAAACATGGATTTCAATCAACCCATTCATGTATCAAAACACTTTAAATACGTCGACTGAAATCATTACAGCAAGTGTCATACCATGGATTTCATCAACTGGATCAATTGACAATACAGTGTCTGAGTCATTTTGCAAGATGCGAGTGGCTAATCAATGGAATGGTAAGTAA